The following proteins are co-located in the Spinactinospora alkalitolerans genome:
- a CDS encoding nuclear transport factor 2 family protein: protein MSNVDIVRSGYEAFARQDIPALLSLFDDSVEWYSPDELPEGGTYRGPAGVDEFFAKLPTYYGELHGDPDRFYEVDDRVIVEGRQYGSVVGGAAFECGFAHFWTLRDGKVTAFREYSDTGRVLSLISPPLTAT, encoded by the coding sequence GTGTCCAACGTCGATATCGTCCGCAGCGGCTACGAGGCTTTCGCGCGCCAGGACATCCCTGCTCTGCTCTCGCTGTTCGATGACTCCGTCGAGTGGTACTCGCCCGATGAACTGCCCGAAGGCGGGACCTATCGCGGTCCGGCGGGCGTGGACGAGTTCTTCGCCAAGCTGCCCACGTACTACGGCGAGTTGCACGGCGATCCGGACCGGTTCTACGAGGTCGACGACCGGGTCATCGTCGAAGGCCGCCAGTACGGCTCCGTGGTCGGCGGCGCCGCTTTCGAGTGCGGCTTCGCCCACTTCTGGACCCTGCGCGACGGCAAGGTGACCGCTTTCCGCGAATACTCGGACACCGGCAGGGTCCTGTCGCTGATTTCACCGCCGTTGACGGCCACCTGA
- the def gene encoding peptide deformylase, which translates to MTMRPIVYFGDPVLTTPTTPVTTFDRHTEALVQDLLDTVDAPGRAGVAATQIGVGLRAFSYNVEDRIGYVINPEIAELSEETQEDGEGCLSVPELWYPTRRAQHAVVTGVDVRNEPVVLRGSGLMARCLQHETDHLDGMLYLDRLDRDTRRAAMREVRRSPWFLREEPAVPEAPKLPSAFGGLG; encoded by the coding sequence ATGACCATGCGCCCCATCGTGTACTTCGGCGATCCCGTGCTCACGACGCCGACGACCCCCGTCACCACGTTCGACCGGCACACCGAAGCGCTGGTGCAGGACCTGCTGGACACCGTCGACGCCCCGGGACGCGCGGGCGTGGCGGCGACCCAGATCGGGGTGGGGCTGCGCGCGTTCAGCTACAACGTCGAGGACCGGATCGGCTACGTCATCAACCCCGAGATCGCCGAGCTCTCGGAGGAGACGCAGGAGGACGGCGAGGGCTGCCTGTCGGTCCCGGAGCTGTGGTATCCCACGCGGCGGGCGCAGCACGCCGTGGTCACCGGCGTCGACGTGCGCAACGAGCCGGTCGTGCTGCGGGGGTCCGGCCTCATGGCGCGCTGCCTGCAGCATGAGACCGATCACCTCGACGGCATGCTCTACCTGGACCGGCTCGACCGCGACACCCGCCGCGCGGCGATGCGGGAGGTCCGGCGGTCCCCGTGGTTCCTGCGCGAGGAGCCGGCCGTGCCGGAGGCCCCGAAGCTCCCCAGCGCTTTCGGTGGACTAGGGTGA
- a CDS encoding inositol monophosphatase family protein: MTTHIPWPVPEPDLPTGTHPALAAAALGAAGAYDRARRRHTRTELAETRGTGADGTPTMLVDEIVEEAIADAARTHGVNLLSEEAGFIDNGSALTLVTDPVDGSANAASGVPLSCFAGVVTDDGRPVEALTCWLDTGRVWRAVAGEPVPYRTSGRTRLDGAAISVLRPGPHARDVWWRVVERAERIRILSTTCLEAVLVAEGSIDAFADVGGDVHRIVDLAAAMLTVPAAGGAVLDAFGRPLEIDPDLSRRWSGIVAATPELAEEIAAAVRG; the protein is encoded by the coding sequence GTGACGACCCACATCCCCTGGCCCGTTCCCGAGCCGGACCTGCCGACCGGCACCCACCCGGCGCTCGCGGCCGCGGCGCTCGGCGCGGCCGGGGCATACGACCGCGCGCGCCGCCGACACACCCGGACGGAACTGGCCGAGACACGCGGCACGGGCGCCGACGGCACGCCGACCATGCTCGTCGACGAGATCGTCGAGGAGGCCATCGCCGACGCCGCGCGGACGCACGGCGTCAACCTGCTCAGCGAGGAGGCCGGGTTCATCGACAACGGCTCGGCCCTGACCCTCGTCACCGATCCCGTCGACGGTTCGGCCAACGCCGCCTCCGGGGTGCCGCTGTCCTGCTTCGCCGGGGTCGTCACCGACGACGGCCGCCCGGTCGAGGCGCTGACCTGCTGGCTGGACACCGGTCGGGTCTGGCGCGCGGTGGCGGGGGAGCCGGTGCCCTACCGCACCTCCGGCCGCACCCGGCTCGACGGCGCGGCGATCAGCGTGCTGCGGCCCGGACCGCACGCCCGCGACGTCTGGTGGCGGGTCGTCGAGCGCGCGGAGCGCATCCGGATCCTGTCCACCACCTGCCTGGAGGCGGTGCTGGTCGCCGAAGGCTCCATCGACGCCTTCGCCGACGTCGGCGGCGACGTGCACCGCATCGTCGACCTGGCCGCGGCGATGCTGACCGTCCCCGCGGCCGGCGGGGCCGTGCTGGACGCCTTCGGCCGCCCCCTGGAGATCGATCCGGACCTGAGCCGCCGCTGGTCCGGCATTGTCGCCGCGACCCCGGAGCTGGCGGAGGAGATCGCGGCGGCCGTGCGCGGCTGA
- a CDS encoding aminoglycoside adenylyltransferase domain-containing protein, producing the protein MAVHPQVRTVAEAFLQDADTEAPGLVDGLYLTGSVALCDYRPHASDVDFVVVTSRRITDADRAALRRVHSRMRSRFPRPQFNGIHVTWDDLTADPLSCGPVVSVLGGRFRAKASADVNPVTWHILAEKGVPVRGPLPVELDVWDEREGLRAWSLGNLDEHWRRWRAKAGRLITPRGMAALGSLAPSWGVLSVSRLHFTLRTGEITSKSGAGLYALHAFPERWERIVNECLRIRRNSRLPSLYESALARRRAALDYIEMVLDDALTPNPA; encoded by the coding sequence ATGGCTGTCCACCCACAGGTGCGAACCGTGGCCGAGGCGTTCCTGCAGGACGCCGACACCGAGGCCCCGGGCTTGGTGGACGGCCTGTACCTGACCGGCTCGGTCGCCCTGTGCGACTACCGCCCGCACGCCAGCGACGTCGACTTCGTGGTGGTCACCTCGCGGCGCATCACCGACGCCGACCGCGCGGCGCTGCGCCGGGTCCACTCGCGCATGCGCTCCCGCTTCCCCCGGCCGCAGTTCAACGGCATCCACGTCACCTGGGACGACCTCACCGCCGACCCGCTGTCCTGCGGACCGGTCGTGTCCGTGCTCGGCGGCCGGTTCCGCGCCAAGGCCAGCGCCGACGTCAACCCGGTCACCTGGCACATCCTCGCCGAGAAGGGCGTACCCGTCCGCGGTCCGCTCCCGGTCGAGCTCGACGTGTGGGACGAGCGCGAGGGCCTGCGCGCGTGGTCGCTGGGCAACCTCGACGAGCACTGGCGCCGCTGGCGGGCGAAGGCCGGCCGGCTGATCACTCCCCGGGGCATGGCCGCGCTGGGCTCCCTTGCCCCGTCCTGGGGCGTGCTCAGCGTCAGCCGGCTGCACTTCACGCTGCGCACGGGGGAGATCACCTCGAAGTCCGGCGCCGGCCTCTACGCCCTGCACGCCTTCCCCGAGCGCTGGGAGCGCATCGTCAACGAGTGCCTGCGCATCCGCCGGAACTCGAGGCTGCCCTCGCTGTACGAGAGCGCGCTGGCCCGCCGCCGCGCCGCACTGGACTACATCGAGATGGTTCTGGACGACGCCCTGACCCCGAACCCGGCCTAG
- a CDS encoding threonine ammonia-lyase: MSIDTLRLDRIEAASRLIDPVFRNTPQITDDSLSRELGHETILKIETLNPLRSFKGRGADFLLRDTRETRSVVCASAGNFGRAMAYVARRRGLSVRVFAATTANPAKVARMRELGARVVLEGADFDAAKKAAFDYAGERENCVFVEDGREPQLAEGAGTIGVELAPLRPDAVLVPVGNGALVSGIGRWLKTYSPATRVIGVVAAGAPAMAHSWRSGTPVSTPDVHTSADGIAVRLPVPEAVEWMGEVVDDMVLVEEEEIFAALRLLRDLMGLIVEPAAAVGIAALARHEIPGARVATILTGNNFAPDLVKSL; the protein is encoded by the coding sequence ATGTCGATCGATACCCTTCGCCTGGACCGAATCGAAGCCGCCTCTCGCCTTATTGATCCGGTTTTCCGTAATACGCCGCAGATAACCGACGATTCACTGTCCCGGGAACTGGGGCACGAAACGATCCTCAAAATCGAGACGCTCAATCCGCTCCGGTCCTTCAAGGGCCGCGGCGCCGACTTCCTGCTGCGCGACACCCGGGAGACCCGATCGGTCGTGTGCGCGTCGGCGGGCAACTTCGGCCGGGCCATGGCCTACGTGGCGCGGCGGCGCGGGCTGTCGGTGCGGGTGTTCGCCGCGACCACGGCCAACCCCGCCAAGGTGGCCCGGATGCGCGAACTGGGCGCGCGCGTCGTCCTCGAAGGCGCCGACTTCGACGCGGCCAAGAAGGCGGCGTTCGACTACGCCGGGGAGCGCGAGAACTGCGTCTTCGTGGAGGACGGCCGTGAGCCGCAGCTCGCCGAGGGCGCCGGCACGATCGGGGTGGAACTGGCGCCGCTGCGGCCGGACGCGGTGCTGGTCCCGGTCGGCAACGGCGCGCTCGTCTCCGGGATCGGCCGCTGGCTCAAGACCTACTCCCCCGCCACCCGGGTCATCGGCGTCGTGGCGGCGGGGGCGCCGGCCATGGCGCACAGTTGGCGCTCCGGGACGCCGGTGTCAACGCCGGACGTGCACACCTCCGCCGACGGCATCGCGGTGCGGCTGCCCGTGCCCGAGGCCGTGGAGTGGATGGGCGAGGTCGTCGACGACATGGTGCTGGTCGAGGAGGAGGAGATCTTCGCGGCGCTGCGCCTGCTGCGCGACCTCATGGGCCTGATCGTCGAGCCCGCCGCCGCGGTCGGCATCGCCGCGCTGGCCCGCCACGAAATCCCCGGCGCCCGCGTCGCCACCATCCTGACCGGCAACAACTTCGCCCCCGACCTGGTGAAGTCGCTCTAG
- a CDS encoding coiled-coil domain-containing protein: MFVGLITAAALAFPAPAYADPEEDEVSLEELNERADTLEDEYDSELPQYTSAKEAAEKAQEELDEINAQLKDARESVSQLAATQYKGTGLDPAMEVVLSGSPEDMLDDAAALSQVSHNNGARVTSLTNLQDEAERASQKADGKLEEAQELIDDLEEQRDEVKEKIERYEEEQVPEAPEDDGGGGDGDGTVPDSARGPGFDGVTPRMAAIRDEIIGRFGAPYPVGCLRPGDPGEHGSGRACDFMMSSGGAMPSAENQRLGTQIAEYAKNNADRLGVMYVIWEQRIWDSRNPGAGWKPMEDRGSITANHYDHPHVSSY; encoded by the coding sequence GTGTTCGTCGGCCTGATCACCGCGGCGGCTCTCGCGTTCCCCGCACCCGCCTACGCCGATCCGGAGGAGGACGAGGTCAGCCTGGAGGAGCTGAACGAGCGCGCCGACACCCTTGAGGATGAGTACGACAGCGAGCTCCCCCAGTACACCAGCGCCAAGGAGGCCGCGGAGAAGGCCCAGGAGGAGCTCGACGAGATCAACGCGCAGCTGAAGGATGCCCGCGAGAGCGTCTCCCAGCTCGCCGCGACCCAGTACAAGGGCACCGGTCTCGACCCGGCCATGGAGGTCGTGCTGAGCGGTTCCCCCGAGGACATGCTCGACGACGCCGCGGCACTCAGCCAGGTCTCGCACAACAACGGCGCACGCGTGACCTCCCTCACCAACCTCCAGGACGAGGCCGAGCGGGCCAGCCAGAAGGCCGACGGCAAGCTGGAGGAGGCCCAGGAGCTGATCGACGACCTCGAGGAGCAGCGCGACGAGGTCAAGGAGAAGATCGAGCGCTACGAGGAGGAGCAGGTCCCCGAAGCCCCCGAGGACGACGGCGGGGGCGGCGACGGCGACGGCACCGTCCCCGACAGCGCACGGGGGCCGGGCTTCGACGGCGTCACGCCGCGCATGGCCGCGATCCGCGACGAGATCATCGGCCGGTTCGGCGCGCCCTACCCGGTCGGCTGCCTGCGTCCGGGCGACCCCGGTGAGCACGGTTCCGGCCGCGCCTGCGACTTCATGATGAGCTCGGGCGGGGCGATGCCTTCGGCCGAGAACCAGCGGCTCGGCACGCAGATCGCCGAGTACGCCAAGAACAACGCCGACCGGCTGGGCGTCATGTACGTCATCTGGGAGCAGCGGATCTGGGACTCCCGCAACCCCGGCGCCGGCTGGAAGCCCATGGAGGACCGCGGCAGCATCACCGCCAACCACTACGACCACCCGCACGTGTCGTCGTACTAG
- a CDS encoding CPBP family intramembrane glutamic endopeptidase, whose amino-acid sequence MPWSESLPQFSFAATVLGIVLLAYAAVGEPLLGRRAFAWLERRRHSDPRALSRFYALTIGVQWAWTAVIVVILVLSPGLDPGHLGLRPPDAWLPLLGAVAGFAVAALAVWLLTRGRGGPRRGSEPKVTPGGHVITTLAPRSRTERRLGAGLAVTAGVCEELLYRGLLVAFGVSLGLPVWAAAVLSCLLFALAHLYQGWWGLVGPGVLGALLMVLYLGTGSLLVPIVLHIALDMRALLLTGTGRRHRNSEL is encoded by the coding sequence GTGCCATGGTCTGAGAGCCTTCCCCAGTTCAGTTTCGCCGCGACGGTCCTCGGGATCGTGCTGCTGGCCTACGCCGCCGTGGGCGAACCGCTGCTGGGTCGGCGCGCGTTCGCGTGGCTGGAGCGCAGACGGCATTCCGACCCGCGCGCGCTCAGCCGGTTCTACGCGCTGACGATCGGGGTCCAGTGGGCCTGGACCGCGGTCATCGTGGTGATCCTGGTGCTCTCGCCGGGGCTGGACCCGGGCCACCTCGGCCTGCGGCCGCCCGACGCGTGGCTGCCCTTACTCGGCGCGGTCGCCGGGTTCGCGGTGGCGGCGCTCGCGGTGTGGCTGCTGACGCGCGGCCGCGGCGGGCCGCGGCGCGGGAGCGAGCCGAAGGTCACCCCCGGCGGGCACGTGATCACCACGCTCGCCCCCCGTTCGCGCACGGAGCGCCGACTCGGCGCCGGGCTGGCCGTCACGGCCGGCGTCTGCGAGGAGCTGCTCTACCGGGGCCTGCTTGTCGCCTTCGGCGTGAGCCTCGGTCTGCCGGTGTGGGCGGCCGCGGTGCTGTCCTGCCTGCTGTTCGCGCTGGCCCACCTGTACCAGGGGTGGTGGGGCCTCGTCGGCCCCGGTGTGCTCGGCGCGCTGCTGATGGTGCTCTACCTGGGCACCGGGAGCCTGCTGGTCCCGATCGTCCTGCACATCGCCCTGGACATGCGCGCGCTGCTGCTCACCGGCACCGGCCGCCGGCACCGGAACTCCGAGCTGTAG
- a CDS encoding M48 family metallopeptidase translates to MVILRWGSGRRRRTLRHPRENLLLGVCVAVTLLTLVGAANRAVAGDTGQPLLLLGVPALVFFVRGQLYASQRVNGVRISETQFPDAHRMVADAARAFDLPRVPDAYVVLGNGRINAFASGHGFRRYVAINSDLFEIGGKLADPDALRFVIGHEVGHIAAGHSSFWRQLGISIANIIPGIGSTLSRAQEYTADNHAYEFCPEGVTGLRVLAAGKYLYESVDFDDIAARARTDQGFFVMLVNFLSSHPINTWRFAALRDRDTPGRVL, encoded by the coding sequence ATGGTCATCTTGCGTTGGGGGAGCGGCCGACGGCGGCGGACCCTGAGGCATCCCCGGGAGAACCTGCTCCTGGGGGTGTGCGTCGCGGTCACCCTGCTCACGCTGGTGGGAGCGGCCAACCGGGCCGTCGCCGGCGACACCGGACAGCCGCTGCTGCTGCTCGGCGTGCCCGCGCTGGTGTTCTTCGTCCGCGGGCAGCTCTACGCCTCGCAGCGGGTCAACGGGGTGCGCATCAGCGAGACGCAGTTCCCCGACGCGCACCGGATGGTCGCCGACGCGGCGCGGGCGTTCGATCTGCCGCGCGTGCCCGACGCCTATGTGGTGCTCGGCAACGGCCGGATCAACGCGTTCGCCTCGGGGCACGGGTTCCGCCGCTACGTCGCGATCAACAGCGACCTGTTCGAGATCGGCGGCAAGCTGGCCGACCCCGACGCGCTGCGTTTCGTGATCGGCCACGAGGTGGGCCACATCGCCGCCGGGCACAGCTCGTTCTGGCGGCAGTTGGGCATCTCCATCGCCAACATCATCCCCGGGATCGGCAGCACGCTCAGCCGGGCCCAGGAGTACACGGCCGACAACCACGCCTACGAGTTCTGCCCCGAGGGCGTGACCGGCCTGCGCGTGCTCGCGGCCGGCAAGTACCTCTACGAGTCCGTGGACTTCGACGACATCGCCGCGCGGGCCCGCACCGACCAGGGATTCTTCGTCATGCTGGTGAACTTCCTGTCCAGCCACCCGATCAACACCTGGCGCTTCGCCGCCCTGCGCGATCGCGACACCCCCGGCCGCGTCCTGTGA
- a CDS encoding alpha/beta hydrolase, translating into MSDVLPDPVPQAQPHRNRLTTSDGVHIDSVLMRGSGTRTTAVVVANGFTGTWRSPGTRMIARRLLAAGDVMLFDFRGHHESTGECTVGDQEVLDLEAAVAHLRGLGYTGIATVGFSMGAAVVIRHAAMFGGVGAVAAVSGPGRWFYRGTSRMRLLHFGVEQAVGRLFLRLARNVRVIDRHWEAVPPDPTEAAADIAPTPLLVVHGDADAYFPVEHAHRIHEAAGEPKELWIEPGMGHAERAMTPERADRLADWLTGRMGARAEG; encoded by the coding sequence GTGTCCGATGTCTTGCCCGATCCCGTGCCGCAGGCCCAGCCCCACCGCAACCGACTGACCACATCCGACGGCGTCCACATCGACTCGGTGCTGATGCGCGGGTCCGGGACGCGCACCACCGCCGTCGTCGTCGCCAACGGCTTCACCGGCACCTGGCGCAGTCCCGGGACCCGGATGATCGCGCGCCGGCTGCTGGCGGCCGGCGACGTCATGCTCTTCGACTTCCGGGGCCACCACGAGTCCACCGGTGAGTGCACGGTGGGCGACCAGGAGGTCCTCGACCTGGAGGCAGCGGTCGCGCACCTGCGCGGGCTCGGCTACACCGGCATCGCCACCGTCGGCTTCTCCATGGGGGCCGCCGTGGTCATCCGGCACGCCGCCATGTTCGGCGGGGTCGGCGCGGTGGCCGCCGTGAGCGGGCCCGGCCGCTGGTTCTACCGCGGCACCTCCCGCATGCGGCTGCTGCACTTCGGCGTGGAGCAGGCGGTGGGCCGGCTCTTCCTGCGCCTGGCCCGCAACGTCAGGGTCATCGACCGGCACTGGGAGGCGGTGCCGCCCGACCCCACCGAGGCCGCCGCCGACATCGCCCCCACCCCGCTGCTGGTCGTGCACGGCGACGCCGACGCCTACTTCCCCGTCGAGCACGCCCACCGCATCCACGAGGCCGCGGGGGAGCCCAAGGAGCTGTGGATCGAGCCGGGGATGGGCCACGCCGAGCGCGCCATGACCCCCGAGCGGGCCGACCGCCTGGCCGACTGGCTGACCGGCCGCATGGGGGCGCGGGCGGAGGGCTGA
- a CDS encoding elongation factor G-like protein EF-G2 produces the protein MADKSGPAAAGRAPKADRPQDIRNVVLVGHSGAGKTTLVEALLLAGGATTRAGRVEEGTTVSDHDEVEVRQKRSVNLTVAPIQVGDVKINLLDTPGYADFVGDLRAGLRAADAALFVVSALEGIDGRTQMLWEECAALGMPRAVAITKIDHHRADFFDVVEQCQAAFGEGVMPAYFPVTEGEGDERTARGLVGLLSQRYYDHSGGERAEAALPEEAADRMGALREALIEGVIQESEDETLMDRYMEGEELDPAMLIADLEAAVVRGGFHPVLAISAASGVGVAELLEELPRACPSPTERPIPPVTTVSDKPVEDLSCDPDGPLLAEVVKTVSDPYVGRVSLVRVFSGTLRPDDTVHVCGHGLAERGHEDHDVDERVGPLSVPLGKQARPAGEIIAGDICAVAKLTRAETGDTLSDRERPLRMPPWTFPDPLLPVALRAAHKADEDKLAQAISRLVTEDVTLRVEVNPETHQMVLWCMGEAHLDVALDRLANRYGVAVETGEVRIPLRETFAVPAQGMGRNVKQSGGHGEYGICRIKVEPLPSGSGLEFVDKVVGGVVPRQYIPSVEKGVRAQMEQGVLAGYPVVDIRVTLYDGKAHSVDSSDMAFQKAGRLALKDAAAASQVAMLEPVDELSVLVAEEYMGAVMSDLSARRGRVIGTEAVPGGRTLIKAEIPQLEIGRYAIDLRSVSHGTGTFDRRYLRHEPLPAHLADRYLSATADS, from the coding sequence ATGGCGGACAAATCCGGCCCAGCGGCCGCCGGCAGGGCACCGAAGGCCGACCGGCCCCAGGACATTCGCAACGTGGTGCTGGTCGGCCATTCAGGAGCAGGCAAGACGACACTGGTCGAGGCGCTGCTGCTGGCCGGCGGCGCGACGACCCGCGCAGGCCGGGTCGAGGAGGGCACCACCGTCAGCGACCACGACGAGGTGGAGGTCAGGCAGAAGCGGTCGGTGAACCTCACCGTCGCGCCCATCCAGGTCGGTGACGTCAAGATCAATCTGCTGGACACGCCCGGTTACGCCGACTTCGTGGGTGATCTGCGCGCCGGGCTGCGCGCGGCCGACGCCGCGCTCTTCGTCGTCTCGGCCCTGGAGGGGATCGACGGCCGCACCCAGATGCTGTGGGAGGAGTGCGCGGCGCTGGGCATGCCGCGCGCCGTCGCCATCACCAAGATCGACCACCACCGCGCCGACTTCTTCGACGTGGTCGAGCAGTGCCAGGCGGCGTTCGGCGAGGGCGTCATGCCGGCCTACTTCCCGGTGACCGAGGGCGAGGGGGACGAGCGGACGGCGCGCGGGCTGGTGGGACTGCTCTCGCAGCGCTACTACGACCACTCCGGCGGCGAGCGCGCCGAGGCCGCGCTGCCCGAGGAGGCCGCGGACCGGATGGGGGCGCTGCGCGAGGCGCTGATCGAGGGCGTGATCCAGGAGAGCGAGGACGAGACGCTCATGGACCGCTACATGGAGGGCGAGGAACTCGACCCCGCGATGCTCATCGCCGACCTGGAGGCGGCCGTGGTGCGCGGCGGCTTCCACCCCGTGCTCGCCATCTCCGCCGCCAGCGGCGTGGGCGTCGCCGAACTCCTGGAGGAGCTGCCGCGCGCCTGCCCCAGCCCCACCGAGCGGCCGATCCCGCCGGTGACCACGGTCTCCGACAAGCCGGTCGAGGACCTGTCCTGCGATCCCGACGGCCCTTTGCTGGCCGAGGTGGTCAAGACGGTCAGCGACCCCTACGTCGGCCGGGTGAGCCTGGTCCGGGTGTTCTCCGGGACGCTGCGGCCCGACGACACGGTGCACGTGTGCGGGCACGGCCTGGCCGAACGCGGCCACGAGGACCACGACGTCGACGAGCGCGTCGGCCCGCTGTCGGTCCCGCTGGGCAAGCAGGCCCGGCCGGCCGGCGAGATCATCGCCGGCGACATCTGCGCGGTGGCCAAGCTGACCCGGGCCGAGACCGGCGACACGCTCTCGGACCGCGAGCGCCCGCTGCGCATGCCGCCGTGGACGTTCCCCGACCCGCTGCTGCCGGTGGCGCTGCGGGCCGCGCACAAGGCCGACGAGGACAAGCTCGCCCAGGCGATCTCCCGGCTGGTGACGGAGGACGTCACGCTGCGGGTGGAGGTCAACCCCGAAACCCACCAGATGGTGCTGTGGTGCATGGGCGAGGCCCATCTGGACGTGGCTCTGGACCGGCTCGCCAACCGCTACGGCGTCGCCGTGGAGACCGGGGAGGTGCGCATTCCATTGCGGGAGACCTTCGCCGTGCCGGCCCAGGGCATGGGGCGCAACGTCAAGCAGAGCGGCGGGCACGGCGAGTACGGCATCTGCCGCATCAAGGTCGAGCCGCTGCCGTCGGGCTCCGGCCTGGAGTTCGTCGACAAGGTCGTCGGCGGCGTGGTGCCGCGCCAGTACATCCCGTCGGTGGAGAAGGGCGTCCGCGCCCAGATGGAGCAGGGCGTGCTGGCCGGGTACCCGGTGGTCGACATCCGGGTGACGCTCTACGACGGCAAGGCGCACTCCGTGGACTCCTCCGACATGGCGTTCCAGAAGGCCGGCAGGCTCGCGCTGAAGGACGCCGCCGCCGCGTCGCAGGTCGCGATGTTGGAGCCGGTCGACGAACTGTCGGTCCTGGTGGCCGAGGAGTACATGGGCGCGGTGATGAGCGACCTGTCCGCACGCCGCGGCCGGGTCATCGGCACCGAGGCCGTGCCGGGCGGGCGCACCCTGATCAAGGCCGAGATCCCGCAACTGGAGATCGGCCGGTACGCGATCGACCTGCGTTCGGTCTCCCACGGCACGGGCACCTTCGACCGCCGCTACCTGCGCCACGAGCCGCTCCCGGCGCACCTGGCGGACCGGTACCTGAGCGCGACCGCCGATTCGTGA
- a CDS encoding MFS transporter, which translates to MRISSADGPEPVASQRHLGLHGRAFRLLVVATVGSFCGYVLLLPLVPLWASRGGAGEIGAGSTTSVFMLTTVLTQLAMPWLLERGGYRWTMVAGSLLLGLPAPLFILTADLGPLIAVSAVRGVGFGMVSVVGAALAVRLVPPGQIGRASGYYGLAVGLPNLVFLSTGVWLALNVGFPVVFWIAGIGPMIGAIAAAGVTLVAGDAMAAPAREKRGEGGERALTWPAGLRLWLVLATPLLVMLVLAVASSGIVTFLAIPLEHAPWVVTAALLGYGAMSVLFRGIAGTVSDRYGRPTLLVPSVVAAGAGIALLGAAVWPAAADWDGPGLFGAVLAVAGAALFGAGFGGAQNDTIVVMFHRGGPPGYGTASAAWNIGYDAGTGVGALGLGVIVQYLGYGPAFLITAVGVLACLPLTPALARASVAAGR; encoded by the coding sequence ATGCGCATTTCCTCAGCAGACGGACCGGAACCGGTTGCCTCGCAGCGGCACCTGGGGCTGCACGGCCGGGCCTTCCGGCTGCTCGTCGTGGCCACGGTCGGATCCTTCTGCGGATACGTCCTGCTGCTGCCGCTGGTGCCGTTGTGGGCGTCCCGCGGTGGCGCCGGCGAGATCGGGGCCGGCTCCACGACCTCCGTGTTCATGCTGACCACGGTCCTCACCCAGTTGGCGATGCCGTGGCTGCTGGAACGCGGCGGGTACCGCTGGACGATGGTGGCCGGCTCGCTGCTGCTCGGCCTGCCGGCCCCGCTGTTCATCCTCACCGCCGACCTCGGCCCCCTGATCGCGGTCTCGGCCGTGCGCGGCGTGGGGTTCGGCATGGTCAGCGTCGTGGGCGCGGCCCTGGCGGTGCGGCTGGTGCCGCCCGGCCAGATCGGCCGCGCGTCCGGTTACTACGGGCTCGCCGTGGGCCTGCCCAACCTGGTGTTCCTGTCGACGGGGGTGTGGCTGGCGCTCAACGTCGGCTTCCCCGTGGTGTTCTGGATTGCCGGAATTGGTCCGATGATCGGTGCGATCGCGGCCGCCGGGGTGACGCTCGTCGCGGGCGACGCGATGGCGGCTCCGGCGCGCGAGAAGCGCGGCGAGGGCGGCGAGAGGGCTCTGACCTGGCCCGCGGGGCTCCGGCTGTGGCTGGTCCTGGCCACCCCGCTGCTCGTCATGCTCGTGCTCGCCGTCGCCTCCAGCGGCATCGTCACCTTCCTGGCCATCCCGCTGGAGCACGCCCCGTGGGTCGTCACCGCCGCGCTGCTCGGCTACGGGGCCATGTCGGTGCTCTTCAGGGGGATCGCCGGGACGGTCAGCGACCGGTACGGGCGTCCGACGCTGCTGGTCCCGAGCGTGGTGGCCGCCGGAGCGGGCATCGCACTGCTGGGCGCGGCGGTGTGGCCGGCCGCCGCCGACTGGGACGGGCCGGGCCTGTTCGGCGCGGTCCTGGCCGTCGCCGGTGCGGCGCTGTTCGGCGCCGGGTTCGGCGGCGCGCAGAACGACACCATCGTCGTCATGTTCCACCGCGGCGGCCCGCCGGGATACGGCACCGCGAGCGCGGCGTGGAACATCGGCTACGACGCGGGGACGGGGGTCGGCGCGCTCGGCCTGGGCGTGATCGTGCAGTACCTCGGCTACGGCCCGGCGTTCCTGATCACCGCCGTGGGCGTGCTGGCCTGCCTGCCCCTGACCCCCGCCCTGGCCCGCGCATCGGTGGCCGCCGGGCGGTGA